A stretch of DNA from Sphingomonas insulae:
ACCTATGGTGCAGCAGTTTATGCGCGAGCTTATTATACCAGTTCTGTGTCCGATAACAATGATTCTCGGACAAAAGGCTGGCGCCATCAAAAAGCGCATGGCACACGTGGCCAATGGCCCCGCTTCCACCGTTGAGCGATACGGATGACCGTCCGCCCGAGATCGTCCTGCCGGCCCTGCAAACACAACCCGTGCTTCCGGCGATCCTCAACGCAAAGATCGAGCGGGCCGCGGCGTACGCCAAGGCGGCGCGATCGAGCGCGACGCGGCGGGTGTATGATTCTGACTGGGCGATATTCACCGCCTGGTGCGCCGCGCATGATCTGAGCCCGCTACCGGCCAGTCCGGATGTCGTTGCGGTGTTCGCCAGCGATCAGGCGACCGCCGGGCTTAATCCGGCGACGATCAGCCGACGCGTGGCAGCGATCGGGCATCACCATCGCAGCAACGGCTATCCGGCGCCGACGGCGATGCCGACCGCCGGACGGTTGGCGGAGGTGCTCGCCGGTATTCGCGCTGAACATGGTGGGATGAAGCGGCAGAAGCGGCCTGCCGATGCTGCTGCGCTGCGTAATATGCTCGCCGCAATCGAGGGCGACGGCCTCAGGGCGGTAAGAGATCGTGCGATCTTGGCGGTCGGCATGGCCGCGGCGCTGCGCCGATCCGAGATCGTCGCGCTCGATGTCGCGCATGTCGGCATAGTACCGGAAGGCTTGCGGCTGACGATCGCGCGCTCGAAGACCGATCGCGATGGACATGGCGCGGTGATCGCCATTCCGGAAGGATCGCGGATCCGCCCGAAGGCATTGCTGCTCGACTGGATGTCGGCCGCTGGGCATCAGGAAGGGCCGCTGTTCCGCCGGCTGTCGCGGTTGGATGCACTGACCCCGGCCGCGATGTCCGACCGCGCCATCGCACGGCTGGTGCAGCAGCATGCCGCAGCGGCAGGCTATGACCCGACCCAGTTCGCGGGCCATTCATTGCGTGCTGGGTTTTTGACCGAGGGCGCGGCGCAGGGTGCGACGATCTTCAAGCTTCAGGAGGTCAGTCGTCATAAATCGGTGCAGGTGCTATCCGACTACGTCCGCAACGCCGAACTGTTCAAGGATCACGCTGGCGATCGATTTTTGTGATCTGAACGACTGCCGCTCGCCTTATTGTAGACACGTATACATGTATACAGCCACACGCGCATACACGCACACACGTCTACGTGTTTTCACGTTGTGCGCGCTTTGAATCATAGGCTGTCAGTTTTGCTTAGAGCGGGTTCCATTCAGTCAGGGTCATAGCCGCAGGGAGCTGAAGTAGTTGGCGCATTCCTGCGGCCGGAACAGATCGACCAGTCTGCCGATGAGCGACCACAGGCCCGACACGGGCCGCTCGCCAGCTTTGCATGGCCTTGAGGCGGGAAAGCCTTCTCGATCGGGTTAAAGTCGGCCTGTATGGCGGGAGGAGCAGCAGGCGGGCGCCAGCTGCCTCGATCAGGTCGTGGACGCTGGCGCTTATGGCTGGACAGGTTGTCCATGATGACCACGTCGCCTGAGGTCGCGGACGAGGACCTGTCGGACAGCGGTTAAGGTCCTTTTTCACCTGCAGGCTCGATGGCGTGCGGTGCGCCTTCAGGTGAATCTCATCGATCATCACTGTCTTCGGCTCGGCGTCTGCCCTGGCCAGTCCCTCCATCATCCTGATGAACACGCTTCGCTCACCCAGCGCTTCCGTCGATTGTGGAGTGTCTTGTGAGGCCCGTATACCACCAGGGCCATCTAGTTTGGCGTCGGCGTGGAAACGGCCGTCCTACAGTGCGGATACCACCCGTAGCTTGCGCTCGTTCGGATCGACAGGATCGAGGAAGAACGCACCGGCATCACGATTGGCCGCCAGCCAATCGACGTGGGCATGCTCGATCAGTTGACCCGGAACCAGTCGCGGCACGCCGGGTGGGGCTGGCGCGATCATTTCGGCAGCGATACAGCCAATCGCCTCTTCGATTCGAACGAGTTCCGTTGGACCGAAGAATGCCTCTGCAGGGTCGTTCTGCATGGTCACCGAAAGAGAACCGATTCCGGGCAGATCCGCGGGCGCTGCGGGAAGCCCGCTGGTACCGGCCTTGATCTGTTTGGCGGCATCACGCAGGCCTTTCACCAAGGCTTTGACGTTGCGC
This window harbors:
- a CDS encoding site-specific integrase encodes the protein MLPAILNAKIERAAAYAKAARSSATRRVYDSDWAIFTAWCAAHDLSPLPASPDVVAVFASDQATAGLNPATISRRVAAIGHHHRSNGYPAPTAMPTAGRLAEVLAGIRAEHGGMKRQKRPADAAALRNMLAAIEGDGLRAVRDRAILAVGMAAALRRSEIVALDVAHVGIVPEGLRLTIARSKTDRDGHGAVIAIPEGSRIRPKALLLDWMSAAGHQEGPLFRRLSRLDALTPAAMSDRAIARLVQQHAAAAGYDPTQFAGHSLRAGFLTEGAAQGATIFKLQEVSRHKSVQVLSDYVRNAELFKDHAGDRFL